CAGCACGACAGCCGATGTTATTCCGTCCACATCGTAATCACCATGGATCAGAACGAGTTGACCTTCAGAGCGAACTTGAAGGAGGGTTTCAACGGCTTTCCCCATGTCCTTGAAGAGGAAAGGGTCATGCTGGCAGGCTTCATCTGTGAACAGAAAAGATCTTGCAGCCTCTTCTGTGTCAATGCCACGGTTCACCAGAACCCTTGCGGCTATTTCACTGAGACCAAAATGCTGTGAAATTCTTTTCACAGCGTGTTCATCAGGGTGTGAAAGTTCCCACTTTTTCATCCTCCGTAGTCTCCTTTTCTTTTTTAATAATTTTACCACATCTTCGAGTGATACAATTTTAGTTGAAAGGTGGTGGTGAAGGTGTTCAAGAAAGTTTCAAGGGATCCTGTACATTCGGAGATATATCTGTATCCTCTGGAAATACTTGTAGCCGATACGAAGGTTGTTCAGAGGTTGAGATTCCTGTCTCAGCTTGCAGGGGCAACGATGGTGTACCCTGGAGCAACGCACACCAGGTTTGCCCACTCTCTTGGAACGATGCACATAGCGGGTATGTACGCCAGGAACCTGTTCGACGATCACAGTCGGATCAGGTTGATACGTCTCGCAGCACTTTTACACGATGTGGGACACGGTCCTTTCAGTCATCAATTCGATGATGTGGTCTTCAAAAGATACGGTTACGAAGATGGTCACGATGAATTCAGAGATAGACTGGTTCTTGAGAAACTTCCAGAGGAAATGAAGAGGGTCTTCAGCAGTTACAACTCGAGGTTGAAGCGTGCGGTGGAAGAAGATGTGATAAAGACCGTGGGGGATCTTCCCATCGAGGAAGCGTTCCAGGAGATTGCGAAAAGGGTTGTGGAGGTCTTCAGAGGAGAAGAGATGGGAAGCGTTGATTTCAACGTGATACAGGGGCCACTGGGGGCAGACAGACTCGATTTCCTTCTGAGAGACTCGTACCACAGCGGTGTTGGACATTTTGCACCGATGAACGTGGACAGGGTGCTCAGAAACTCTCTTGTCAGAGTGAAGGACGGAAAGGAAATCCTGTGCTATCATGTGAAAGTGGTGGACAACATCTACTCCATCCTCTTCAGCAGGTTCATGATGTACAAGAACGTCTATTTCCACAAGACATCGCGTGCGGCAGACCTCATGATTCAGGAAATGCTCTCGCACGCCTGTGAAATTCTCAACCTGGAAGAGCGACTGAAAAACCTGGATGAATTTCTTGAACTCACGGATTACTCCATTCTCAAAGAGCTGGAGATGAAGGGTGACGAGAGGGTCAAAAAACTCATAAACAGGTTCAAGAATCGTGACCTGTGGAAGATGGTGGTGGAGCGTCCGTTCTCCACTGAAGGTTTCGACCCGTCCGAACTGAGTCTTTCGGCGGCAAAGAATCTGATAGACAGAATCGTTGAGAACATCCGTGATGTTTTAGAAAATGGTGATGTGGCGGACGAAGACAGAAAGATCCTCGCTGACATCTGTGAGAGGAAAGACGATTACTTCAGAATCGACACTCCTTACAAGCTCACCATCTTTCATCCAGATGAATTCTTGCAGAACAACGTGTTCCTTTATGATCCAGGTTCTGATGAAGTGCTCACCGTGGACGAATACGTGAGAAAGTATCCTGCCTACAAGTTGATGGTGAGTAACATGATACAGATCGTCAGGATATATGTAACGGAAGATGTGCGAGAGATCCTGTACAGGTACAGAGTCGTGCCGGAGGATGGAAGAAGGGCGGTCACGAGATGGTGAACATGAGGAAACTGTCGCTGTTTCTTCTGGATACAGGTCTGACCCTCTTTTCCGGTGTGGTGGCGCTCTTTGCGAGGTTCGGATTCGACTTTCAAGAGATGATGCGATACGATGAGTCGATCTTCATATACACTATCATCTCGATGGTTGTTTATGTTCTAAATGGGAACTACTCCGTTGTGTGGGAGTATGCCAACGCAAGAGACTTTCTTCTGCTGATAAGGGGAAGTGTCATATCCTACATCTCCGCACTCGCTTTTTTCTACTTCTACCGCGATGTTGTTCTTCCTCGCTCCGTTGGTTTTGCCACCTTCCTTGGTTCCATGATTCTCATCGTTCTTAGCAGAATCACCTGGCAGTGGTTGACGTTGAATCGAAAAGGAAGCCCCACGGAGAAGAGGATCATGATCATCGGGGCTGGTGACGCGGGCGTCTCCATCCTAGAGGAGTTCGAAAAGCATCCTCACCTCGGAAAAGTGGTTGCCTTCATGGATGACTCACCACGGAAGATAGGAAGAAGAATCAGGGGAATTCCCGTTTTTGGTCCCATCGACAGAACGATGGAGTACGTCGAAAGGATGGGTGTGGATGAAATCATCGTGGCCATCCCGTCTGCCACAAAACAGCAGATGGAGCGCATCCTTGAAAGTATAGATCTGAAAAAGGTCAGGGTGAAAACCCTTCCGAGTATCAGAGAGTTGATGGAGGGCCAAGTGAGACTTTCTCACCTGAAGGACATATCGATAGAAGATCTTCTTGGAAGAGAAGAGGTGAAGATCGATGTGCATGGAATAGAGAATCTTCTGAAGGGAAAGAGAATCCTCGTGACGGGAGCCGGGGGAAGTATAGGATCTGAACTCTGCAAGCAGATAGCGAAGATGAATCCTGAAGAACTCATCCTCCTAGGACACGGTGAGAACAGCATCTACCTGATAGATGAATTCCTCAGCGAGAATTTCCCGAATTTGAAGAAGAAAAGGGTGATAGCAGACGTTGCCTGTGAGAATCTTATGGAACTCTGGATGTCAAGTCTGAGGCCGGATATCGTCTTTCATGTTGCTGCCCACAAGCACGTGCCGTTGATGGAGGAGAACCCGCTGGAGGCCTTCCGGGTGAACACCCTCGGAACGATCAACCTGGTGGAACTCTCCAGAAAGATGAAGGTGGAACACTTCGTTTTCATCTCCACCGACAAAGCGGTGAATCCTACCTCCGTGATGGGGCTCACAAAAAGGATCTCAGAGCTTTACATTATGACACAGGATACAGACGATACGAAATTTTCCATCGTGAGATTCGGAAACGTCCTGGGAAGCCGGGGCAGTGTGGTGGAAAAATTCAAACGGCAGATAGAAAAGGGTGGACCGGTGACCGTGACAGACCCACGAATGAGGAGGTACTTCATGTCCATACCGGAGGCGGTATCCCTCATCCTTCAGTCTCTTTTGTACTCGTCCGGCAAAGACCTCTTCATCCTCGATATGGGAGAGCAAATACCCATCGTGAAACTCGCAGAAACAATGATCATGCTCTCGGGATTTGTGCCTCACCAGGACATAAAGATCGTCTACACCGGTGTCAGACCAGGAGAAAAGATGTACGAAGAACTCACCTATCCTTATGAAAGGAAAGAATTCACACCTCATCCGAAGATATTCAGAGTGAAGCCCGATTCTCTACCCTCCAGGGAAACAATCCTTGAAGCGATTCTTTCCATGAAAAGTGCTCTTGAAAGAAAAGACGTGAATGCCCTCCTTTCTGAGATGATGAGACTCGTTCCGGAGGCAAAGTTGAATGACGGAGTTTTTGACTAGTTTTCTTTTGACCTGCGTGCTTGCTTATTTTGGAAAAAAGACCGGTTTTCTCGATCACCCTTCTTCCAGAAAAACCCACAGAAAGGCGGTTCCTCCGGTTGGAGGGATTGCTCTCTTTTTGACGCTTCTGATGTTCGAAAGGGACAATCCAATCTTTCTCTACTCAACGCCCATGTTCGTCCTTGGGCTTTTTGATGACCTGTTCGATCTGTCGTACAGGCTGAAACTCATAGTCACGGGTCTTGTTTCGCTGTGGTTTGTGGTTTCGGCTTCAACCGACACTTTCATCTTTGGGCTGGAAGTTCACCCCGTTTTTCTTCTTGTCTGGCTTGCCGGTATGATGAACGCCTTCAACGTGATAGATGGACTGGACGGATTGCTGGGCGGGATTTCCATTGTTTCTTCTTTTTTGATAGGTGAGAAGAGCCTGGCTTTCTCTCTTCTTGGTTTTCTTCCCATGAACCTTCCACCAGCGAGGGTCTTTCTTGGGAACAACGGTGCTTTCTTTGTCGGTGCTTTTCTTTCCATGTCGACTGTGAGGTTCTTTCATGGAGACGTGGGATTTGCTACCCTCTTTCTTGGCCTTCCCTTCTACGAAATAGTCTTCAGTTTTTTGAGAAGGGTGGTTTCCGGAAGGAATCCTTTTTCCGCTGATGAACTTCACATTCACCATGTATTCAGCAGAAAACTGGGAAAATGGCGTGCGCTCATCTTGCTGGTGGCGTTTTCTTTTCTTTTCAACCTTCTGGGTTTAACCGAGAAGTTCCACGTCCTCTTCCTTTTTCTGCTCCTCTGTGGCGTTCTTTTCCTCTCCTACAGCATGTTTCAGAGCAGCGATTGCAACCTCGATCTGTGAGTCGTCCGGTCTTGCCGTGGTCAGGTATTGAAGGAGATACCCCGGAAGATAGAGGATCTTCACCCATCCCTTTCCGTTGAAAAACGCAACGACTTTCAAAAGTTCGTAGGAGATTCCAGCGACAACGGGAAGCAGAATCAACCTCGAAAGTATCCTCGTCCAGGTGGAAAGATTCACCACACTCCCGAAGACGCTGAGAAGAACGATGGCCACGATCAGAAATATCATGAGAAAGTTGGTCCCGCACCTTGGATGTATGGTGGAATACTTCCTCACGTTTTCCACGCGCAGGTCTTCACCACGTTCGAACGCATGGATCGTCATGTGTTCGGCACCGTGGAACTGAAATACCTGTTTCACGTCCCGAAACAGGGAGATGATCCACACGTAGAGGAGAAAGAGTCCAAGCCTGATGAAACCCTCCACGATCGAGTAAAGAAATTCTCCCCTTTTCTCCACAAGGAAGTTGGTCAGAAAGATCGGAACGACGATGAAAAGCCCAACAGCAAGTCCAATCGCAAGAAGCAGTGAAAGAACTTTTTCGCTGTTTTTCATCTGTTCACCGGAGGAGAGCTCCGAGGAGAGGTTGAGGGCTTTTATTCCGAAGTAAAGAGATACGAACAGCGAATAAAAACCCCTTATGAAGGGAACCTTTGCCCATTTTGGAAAGTTCACCTTTCCCAGATCTCTGACGACGATCTCTCCGTTTGATTTTCTGACGGCCAGAGACACCTTTTTTGCTATCATCAAGACACCCTCGATGACCGCCTGACCTCCAACTTTCACCCTATCCACTCCTTCTGTGGTCTTCATCTTCAATGATACACCAGAATTTTTGTTGCTCCATAGTATAATTGTTTTGGTGGTGGGAATCATGATAGGTGAACATCCCTACGTAAAGTGGGCAATAAAGGTGATAGAGAATTATGTGAAATATGGAAAGATCTTAGAACCCGATGAATCTGTTCCAAAAGAGCTTTTCGAAAGAAGGGCTGGTGCTTTTGTCACCCTTCACAAAGTGGATGGATCTTTGAGGGGCTGTATTGGGACGTACCTTCCCACCAAGCCGAATCTTGCCCTCGAAATAAGAGACAACGCCATTGCAGCAGCCACGCAGGATCCCCGTTTTCCACCGGTCACCTCCGACGAGCTGGACGAAATTGTGGTTCATGTGGACATCTTGAGTCCTCCCGAGCCCGTCAGAGAGATTTCGGATCTGGACCCGAAGAAATACGGTGTGATCGTTGTTAAGGACTGGAGGAGGGGGTTGCTCCTTCCAGACATAGAGGGTGTCGACACCGTGGAGGAGCAACTTCGAATTGCAAAGTTGAAGGCTGGTATCCCGGAATGGGACGACGATGTGGAGATATACAGGTTCACCGTTGAGCGCTACAAGTGAGGAGGTTGGGACATGGAGCGGATGGCCATACACTTTGAACCCCTTGAGGGAAAAAAGGTAAAATGTCTTCTGTGCCCACACGAGTGCGTTCTCAGTGAGGGACAGACGGGTTTGTGCGGTGCGAGGAAAAACAAAGATGGTTTCCTTGTGAGTCTGAACTACGGAGAAGTGACTGCCATTGCCATGGACCCAATAGAGAAGAAACCTCTCTTTCATTTCAATCCCGGTGAACAGATCTTCTCTGTCGGGACGTTCGGATGCAATTTCAAGTGTGGGTTCTGTCAGAACTGGGAAATCTCTCAGGCAAAACCTGAGACCAAGAGGGTGACTCCCGAACAACTTGTGAAGATAGCCCTGATGAATCGAGAGTCAAAAGGTATTGCCTTCACGTACAACGAGCCGCTCATCTGGTTCGAATTCGTACTGGATACCTCCCGGGTGGCTGTGAAAGAGGGAATGTACTGTGTACTTGTGACGAACGGTTTTGTGAACGAAGAGCCACTGGAACTTCTGTTCCAGTCTGTCCACGCTATGAACATAGATCTGAAGGGATTCAACAAAGAGTTTTACAGAGAAATAGGCGGCGATCTTGACGTGGTTCTCAGAAACATTGAGAAGGTGTACAACGCAGGAATTCATGTGGAATTGACGACCCTCATAATCCCCGGGAAAAACGATGACAGAGAAGATCTGAAGAGAGAATTCGAGTGGATCGCCAGTTTGGACAAAGACATTCCCCTTCACATAAGTCGCTACTTTCCAAACTACAAGTACACCATTTCTCCTACACCCCTCGAAGAGCTCGTGGAGATATACGAGATGGCGAAGGAATATCTCAACTTCGTTTACCTCGGTAATGTGTGGGACGAAAGGTACGAAAGTACCTTCTGCCCGGACTGCGGCAGTCTTGTGATCAGAAGACAGGGATACGAAGTGGAGAAGGTGGGACTGGACGAGGAAGGGAAGTGCAAAAAATGTGGCCGTCAGATAGCAACGATCATCGGGTAACCAGAAGAAATGTTGTGATTTTTGCCATTCTCCTTTTTGGAACCCTCGGAACTTTTCTTTCCTTCCTTCTTCTTCGTGGAAACGAGCAGTATTATGAACTCAGGGGATTCGCACTCGGAACGAGTGTGCGCATCGTGGTCTCTTCCAAAAAGATAGACCCAAAAACCATCGCCGAAGCCATCTTAGAAGATATGAAGAGAATCACGTACAAATTCTCCACAACCGACGAAAGAAGCGTGGTGAAAAAGATCAACGATCACGCTGGAGAGTGGGTGGAAGTTGACGAGGAAACTTACAGTTTGATAAAGGCAGCCTATGCGTTCGCTGAACTCACAGAAGGAGCGTTCGATCCCACGGTGGGAAAGCTTCTGGAGGTGTGGGGATTCACTGGAAACTATGAAAACCTCAGGGTTCCCTCGGATGACGAGATAAAAAAAGCTCTGAGCTTTGTTGGGTATCGTAATGTTCTCTTCGATGACAAGAATATGCAGGTGATGGTGAAGAACGGCTCAAAGATAGACCTTGGCGGAATAGCGAAGGGTTATGCACTGGATCGCGCAAGACAGATAGCCCTCTCTTTCGACGAGAATGCGACGGGATTCGTTGAGGCGGGAGGAGACATCAGAATCATTGGGCCAAAGTTCGGGAAATATCCCTGGGTCATAGGTGTGAAGGATCCAAGGGGTGATGACGTTATAGACTACATATACCTGAAATCGGGTGCGGCGGCGACCTCCGGTGATTACGAAAGATACTTCATAGAGGATGGCATCAGGTACCATCACATCATAGATCCATCTACGGGATATCCGGCACGGGGTATCTGGAGTGTAACGATCGTTGCGGAGGATGCTACAACGGCGGATGCCCTCTCCACGGCTGGGTTTGTGATGGCCGGGAGGGACTGGAGAAAGGTGGTCCTGGATTTTCCACGGATGGGAGCGCATCCTCTGATAGTTCTGGAGGGCGGAAAGATCGAAAAGTCCGAGACTTTCAAATTGTTCGAGAGAGAGTGAAAGAATGAGGAAGTTCTTTGAAAAAAGAGATCTTCTCATCTTTCTGATCGTACTGTTTTCTATCGGGTTTTCTTTCGTTGTTCCAAGGGGAAATGGAGAGAAAGTTATTGTCGAGGGGAAGGATTTCAGGAAGGTTCTGGAAAAGCCGGGACTCTACGACATCACAGAAAACGGGAGATTCCTCATGAGGGTGGAGTTCGATGGGAAGAAGGCCAGGGTGATTGAATCCACGTGTCCTTTGAAGATCTGTGTGAAAACAGGCTGGGTTGGTCCCGGTGGAACCATAGTGTGTGTGCCGAACGAGGTGATAATATACTTCGAAGGAAAAACGGATTACGATACAAAAACGTGGTGAGAAGAACTGCGTTTCTTTCCATTCTTACTGCCCTTTCTTCCGTTATGTACACGGTGGAGAACTTTCTACCGTTTCCAGTACCCTTTGGAAGGTGGGGATTTTCGAACTCCGTTGTTCTTCTGGTGGCATCGGAAGTGGGGTTTCTGGACGCCCTGATCGTTTCTTCGGCCAAGAGTATCATGGGTTCGCTCTTCGGTGGACAGTTTCTTTCTCCCTCCTTTTTGACGGGTCTTTCCGGAGCGGTCTCTGCTGCCGTCGTTGAATCGTTGCTTGCAAGATTTGGATTTGGCTTTCTTGGTTTGAGTCTTGCTGGATCGTTTGCAAGCAACCTTGCACAGCTGATGGTGATATCGCTTCTGTTGAAAAGTACAAAGACCTTTTTGCTGTTCAACGTCATGGTGGGGCTTGGTATGATCTCTGCCAGTGTCAACGCTTTCATCGCCAGCAAAATGGGAGGGATCGTGTTTGAGAATTATTCTGGCTTCTTCTTCACCAAGGAGAAAGGAGTTGATGAAACTTTTGGGAATAGAGTTTGAGATCAAACCACCTGAGATCGATGAAAACGTTTCTGGAGAGCCAGCTGAGGTGGTAAAGGAACTTTCCCTGAAAAAGGCAGCACACGTTTTCCAGAGGGAAGGATCTGAAAACGTTCTGGTCATAGGTTCTGACACGGTGGTCGTTCTGGATGGGAAGATACTGGGAAAACCCAAAACAGAAGAGGAAGCAAAAGAGTTCCTCAAGAGGTTGTCTGGAAGATGGCACACGGTGTACACCGGGGTTGCCTTTGTCTCCAATTCTGAAAAAGACGTCTTTGTCTCCTCAACGAGGGTGAAATTCAGAGATATCCCGGATGAAGTGATAGATTATTACGTTGAAAACTACCATCCTTTTGACAAAGCAGGAGGGTACGGCATTCAGGATTTTGCCGCTGTCTTCGTCGAAAAGATGGAGGGAGATTTTTTCACGGTCATGGGCTTTCCGGTGGGACTCGTGTGGCAGTACCTTTACGAGAAAGGCTGGTGGAAGGTTGCTTCCAAGAGAGAGGTTGATAAAGGCAGGACCTGATGCTCTTTCGAACGAAGAACTCCTCGCCGTTCTTTTGAGAACAGGAAAGAAAGGAAAACACGTTCTTGAACTTTCAAAGGAGCTCTTCAGAAGGTTCGATAACTCACTGGTTAAATTGATGAATGCGAGTGTGGAAGAAATTGCGGCCATCGAAGGGGTGGGAATCGTAAAGGCGGTCACGTTGAAAGCCGCTCTTGAACTTGGAAAGAGACTCCACAGAGAACTGGAACGGGTTCCGGAAAAACTAGACTCTGCGGGCAAGGTTTACAGGTACTGTCAGGACATGATCTATCTCGAAAAAGAGGTTGTGAAAGTGGTGTGCCTGGACAGAAGACTGAACGTTCTATCCGAATCTGTCATCACGGTGGGAACCTCCGACAGAAGTCTGGTCCATCCAAGGGATGTCTTCAGAGTGGCGATCAGATCGAACGCTTCTGGTGTTATCGTGGTTCACAACCATCCCAGCGGTGATCCCACGCCCAGCAAAGAAGACAGAGCGATCACAAAGAATTTGAAAAGAGTCGGCGAGATCCTCGGGATAGAACTTGTCGATCATGTGATAATCTCAAAGAGGGGATACTACAGCTTCAGGGAGGAGGGAGAGATTTGATAAGCAGAGAAAACGCTCTTGCTCTGTTGAAAAAACACGTCAGAACGAAAAATCTGATAAAACACTGTCTGGCGACGGAAGCGGTGATGAGAGCCCTCGCAAGGGAATTCAACGAAGACAAGGAAAAATGGGGAATAGCGGGCCTGCTTCACGACCTGGATTACGACTACACCAAAGACAATCCGGACGAACATGGACTGAAAACCCTGGAGATTTTGAAGGAAGAGGACGTTCCTGAAGACGTTCTCAACGCGATCCTTGCACACTGTGGAAAGAAAGACCCCGAAACTCTTATGGAAAAAGCGCTCTACGCGGTGGATCCAGTGACGGGTTTTATCGTGGCGGCAGCCCTCATCAGACCAGAGAAAAAACTGGAAGTGCTCGATGTCGACTTTTTGATGAGAAGATTCAAAGAGAAAGCATTTGCGAGGGGAGCTAGCAGAGAACAGATCAGATCCTGCGAATCGTTCGGACTGTCGCTGGAGAGGTTTCTGGGGATATCCCTTGAGGCGATGAAGTCCATTGCCTCTGATCTTGGTCTGTGAGGTGGTCTCGATGCTGGAGTACGAAATCGAAAAGGAAATAGTGAGGTACAGAGAGTCCTACGAGTTCAAACCGTTCAGAGAGAGTGTTTCCCTCGAGGATGTGAGAAGAGCGATAGAGCACACAAATCTGAAGCCCTTTGCCACACCAGATGACATAATAAAGCTCTGCCAGGAGGCAAAGGATAACAGGCTCTACGGTGTGTGCGTAAACCCCTGTTATATTCCGATTGCAAAGAGAGAGCTTTCAGAGACCGATGTTAGGGTTGTCACCGTTGTTGGATTTCCTCTGGGTGCGAACGAAAGCAGAACGAAAGCTCAGGAAACTGTCTTTGCCATCGAAAGCGGAGCTGACGAAATCGACATGGTTCTGAACATCGGTATGTTGAAAGCCAAAGAGTGGGAGTTTGTCTACGAAGATATCAGAAGCGTTGTGGAGGCTGCGCGCGGGAAAACGGTCAAGGTGATACTGGAGACGTGTTATCTCGATCTGGAAGAAAAGATAGCAGCATGCGTCATTTCCAAACTTGCAGGTGCTCACTACGTGAAGACCTCGACCGGATTTGGTCCAAAAGGTG
This DNA window, taken from Thermotoga sp. SG1, encodes the following:
- a CDS encoding HD domain-containing protein, with the protein product MFKKVSRDPVHSEIYLYPLEILVADTKVVQRLRFLSQLAGATMVYPGATHTRFAHSLGTMHIAGMYARNLFDDHSRIRLIRLAALLHDVGHGPFSHQFDDVVFKRYGYEDGHDEFRDRLVLEKLPEEMKRVFSSYNSRLKRAVEEDVIKTVGDLPIEEAFQEIAKRVVEVFRGEEMGSVDFNVIQGPLGADRLDFLLRDSYHSGVGHFAPMNVDRVLRNSLVRVKDGKEILCYHVKVVDNIYSILFSRFMMYKNVYFHKTSRAADLMIQEMLSHACEILNLEERLKNLDEFLELTDYSILKELEMKGDERVKKLINRFKNRDLWKMVVERPFSTEGFDPSELSLSAAKNLIDRIVENIRDVLENGDVADEDRKILADICERKDDYFRIDTPYKLTIFHPDEFLQNNVFLYDPGSDEVLTVDEYVRKYPAYKLMVSNMIQIVRIYVTEDVREILYRYRVVPEDGRRAVTRW
- the deoC gene encoding deoxyribose-phosphate aldolase; the protein is MLEYEIEKEIVRYRESYEFKPFRESVSLEDVRRAIEHTNLKPFATPDDIIKLCQEAKDNRLYGVCVNPCYIPIAKRELSETDVRVVTVVGFPLGANESRTKAQETVFAIESGADEIDMVLNIGMLKAKEWEFVYEDIRSVVEAARGKTVKVILETCYLDLEEKIAACVISKLAGAHYVKTSTGFGPKGATVEDVHLLKWIVGKEMKVKAAGGIRTFEDAAKMMMYGADKIGTSSGHRIVMEGEEKHGG
- a CDS encoding NusG domain II-containing protein, which encodes MRKFFEKRDLLIFLIVLFSIGFSFVVPRGNGEKVIVEGKDFRKVLEKPGLYDITENGRFLMRVEFDGKKARVIESTCPLKICVKTGWVGPGGTIVCVPNEVIIYFEGKTDYDTKTW
- the radC gene encoding DNA repair protein RadC, with protein sequence MLPRERLIKAGPDALSNEELLAVLLRTGKKGKHVLELSKELFRRFDNSLVKLMNASVEEIAAIEGVGIVKAVTLKAALELGKRLHRELERVPEKLDSAGKVYRYCQDMIYLEKEVVKVVCLDRRLNVLSESVITVGTSDRSLVHPRDVFRVAIRSNASGVIVVHNHPSGDPTPSKEDRAITKNLKRVGEILGIELVDHVIISKRGYYSFREEGEI
- a CDS encoding HD domain-containing protein; amino-acid sequence: MISRENALALLKKHVRTKNLIKHCLATEAVMRALAREFNEDKEKWGIAGLLHDLDYDYTKDNPDEHGLKTLEILKEEDVPEDVLNAILAHCGKKDPETLMEKALYAVDPVTGFIVAAALIRPEKKLEVLDVDFLMRRFKEKAFARGASREQIRSCESFGLSLERFLGISLEAMKSIASDLGL
- the amrA gene encoding AmmeMemoRadiSam system protein A, yielding MIGEHPYVKWAIKVIENYVKYGKILEPDESVPKELFERRAGAFVTLHKVDGSLRGCIGTYLPTKPNLALEIRDNAIAAATQDPRFPPVTSDELDEIVVHVDILSPPEPVREISDLDPKKYGVIVVKDWRRGLLLPDIEGVDTVEEQLRIAKLKAGIPEWDDDVEIYRFTVERYK
- a CDS encoding nucleoside-diphosphate sugar epimerase/dehydratase codes for the protein MVNMRKLSLFLLDTGLTLFSGVVALFARFGFDFQEMMRYDESIFIYTIISMVVYVLNGNYSVVWEYANARDFLLLIRGSVISYISALAFFYFYRDVVLPRSVGFATFLGSMILIVLSRITWQWLTLNRKGSPTEKRIMIIGAGDAGVSILEEFEKHPHLGKVVAFMDDSPRKIGRRIRGIPVFGPIDRTMEYVERMGVDEIIVAIPSATKQQMERILESIDLKKVRVKTLPSIRELMEGQVRLSHLKDISIEDLLGREEVKIDVHGIENLLKGKRILVTGAGGSIGSELCKQIAKMNPEELILLGHGENSIYLIDEFLSENFPNLKKKRVIADVACENLMELWMSSLRPDIVFHVAAHKHVPLMEENPLEAFRVNTLGTINLVELSRKMKVEHFVFISTDKAVNPTSVMGLTKRISELYIMTQDTDDTKFSIVRFGNVLGSRGSVVEKFKRQIEKGGPVTVTDPRMRRYFMSIPEAVSLILQSLLYSSGKDLFILDMGEQIPIVKLAETMIMLSGFVPHQDIKIVYTGVRPGEKMYEELTYPYERKEFTPHPKIFRVKPDSLPSRETILEAILSMKSALERKDVNALLSEMMRLVPEAKLNDGVFD
- a CDS encoding FAD:protein FMN transferase; this encodes MWPSDSNDHRVTRRNVVIFAILLFGTLGTFLSFLLLRGNEQYYELRGFALGTSVRIVVSSKKIDPKTIAEAILEDMKRITYKFSTTDERSVVKKINDHAGEWVEVDEETYSLIKAAYAFAELTEGAFDPTVGKLLEVWGFTGNYENLRVPSDDEIKKALSFVGYRNVLFDDKNMQVMVKNGSKIDLGGIAKGYALDRARQIALSFDENATGFVEAGGDIRIIGPKFGKYPWVIGVKDPRGDDVIDYIYLKSGAAATSGDYERYFIEDGIRYHHIIDPSTGYPARGIWSVTIVAEDATTADALSTAGFVMAGRDWRKVVLDFPRMGAHPLIVLEGGKIEKSETFKLFERE
- the amrS gene encoding AmmeMemoRadiSam system radical SAM enzyme; this translates as MERMAIHFEPLEGKKVKCLLCPHECVLSEGQTGLCGARKNKDGFLVSLNYGEVTAIAMDPIEKKPLFHFNPGEQIFSVGTFGCNFKCGFCQNWEISQAKPETKRVTPEQLVKIALMNRESKGIAFTYNEPLIWFEFVLDTSRVAVKEGMYCVLVTNGFVNEEPLELLFQSVHAMNIDLKGFNKEFYREIGGDLDVVLRNIEKVYNAGIHVELTTLIIPGKNDDREDLKREFEWIASLDKDIPLHISRYFPNYKYTISPTPLEELVEIYEMAKEYLNFVYLGNVWDERYESTFCPDCGSLVIRRQGYEVEKVGLDEEGKCKKCGRQIATIIG
- a CDS encoding Gx transporter family protein, whose translation is MVRRTAFLSILTALSSVMYTVENFLPFPVPFGRWGFSNSVVLLVASEVGFLDALIVSSAKSIMGSLFGGQFLSPSFLTGLSGAVSAAVVESLLARFGFGFLGLSLAGSFASNLAQLMVISLLLKSTKTFLLFNVMVGLGMISASVNAFIASKMGGIVFENYSGFFFTKEKGVDETFGNRV
- a CDS encoding DUF1385 domain-containing protein, with amino-acid sequence MKVGGQAVIEGVLMIAKKVSLAVRKSNGEIVVRDLGKVNFPKWAKVPFIRGFYSLFVSLYFGIKALNLSSELSSGEQMKNSEKVLSLLLAIGLAVGLFIVVPIFLTNFLVEKRGEFLYSIVEGFIRLGLFLLYVWIISLFRDVKQVFQFHGAEHMTIHAFERGEDLRVENVRKYSTIHPRCGTNFLMIFLIVAIVLLSVFGSVVNLSTWTRILSRLILLPVVAGISYELLKVVAFFNGKGWVKILYLPGYLLQYLTTARPDDSQIEVAIAALKHAVGEEKNATEEQKKEEDVELLG
- a CDS encoding glycosyltransferase family 4 protein, translated to MTEFLTSFLLTCVLAYFGKKTGFLDHPSSRKTHRKAVPPVGGIALFLTLLMFERDNPIFLYSTPMFVLGLFDDLFDLSYRLKLIVTGLVSLWFVVSASTDTFIFGLEVHPVFLLVWLAGMMNAFNVIDGLDGLLGGISIVSSFLIGEKSLAFSLLGFLPMNLPPARVFLGNNGAFFVGAFLSMSTVRFFHGDVGFATLFLGLPFYEIVFSFLRRVVSGRNPFSADELHIHHVFSRKLGKWRALILLVAFSFLFNLLGLTEKFHVLFLFLLLCGVLFLSYSMFQSSDCNLDL
- a CDS encoding Maf family nucleotide pyrophosphatase, whose product is MRIILASSSPRRKELMKLLGIEFEIKPPEIDENVSGEPAEVVKELSLKKAAHVFQREGSENVLVIGSDTVVVLDGKILGKPKTEEEAKEFLKRLSGRWHTVYTGVAFVSNSEKDVFVSSTRVKFRDIPDEVIDYYVENYHPFDKAGGYGIQDFAAVFVEKMEGDFFTVMGFPVGLVWQYLYEKGWWKVASKREVDKGRT